A segment of the Picrophilus oshimae DSM 9789 genome:
CTTCATTTCAAACCCTTATAGATAGACTAGATACCTCATAATAATATTACTATGATATATAAGTATTTATATTATAAAAATTGCGCATTATCAGTAGTTCTACTTTTTTATACTAAATATTATATTAAAATTATACTTTATGCATCTGTAAGCAATTTCTTTTAATATTAAAAAAAATATAAAAAATAGTTATTTTATATACAAAAGCTGTAATAAATTGCTTTAAAAATCAAATTTATCTATTCCGTCGAGGCCCTGTATTTTTTGAACTATTGATGGTCGACGTAAATTAAAAAAATCTTTCATCGGAATTTTTTATTACACCTAAATTTTCTTTGTTGGTGTATTTCAAATCTCTTATAATGTAAAACAAAACTGAATCCTCATCTTCATTAATTACCTTTTTAATTTCCTCTTTTAATTTATAGAATGAGGCCTGTGATATTTCACCCTCTAAGACAGAATTTTGTATCCAAGTTATATACTTCCTAGCTATTTTTAAAACTTTTGAGACACGCTTTTCTGAAATATCATAAACCAATATTATATAAATCCCACTCACCATCCAGATTTATATGGAACATATAATTTATCTCCTAATATATGTTTCTCTAATTTATATACTTCTAGTCTAATCAATCTTCTATATGAAACCTTGTGTGGTATTCCTGGATAGGATATGGTTGTTTCTAATTTTTTATCTAACTCTTCTATTATTGATTTTTTTCCGGTATTATCAATGGAAACTATATTCTCTATTTTATTAAAATTGCTTTCTTTTATAATATTTTCGTTTATTAGTTTGAATATTACACGATCTGCTATGATTGGTTTAAATATTTCTGATATATCTAAATTTAGCGTGAACCTTCTAAAATTAGTTTCGTGTAGATATCCTATTCTAGGATCCATATGTGTTTTATAAATCTCTCCTAGAATGGTTGTATATAATATTGAGTTAACAAAACTTAACATGGAATTGATATTATCTTTAGGAGGCCTTTTTGTTCTACGTTCAAATGAAAAATTTTTGTTACTTATTATCTCATTAAATGAATAATAGTATAATTCCCTTATCTTGGCCTCAACAAGCATGAGAGAATTTATATCATTTTGTGTATCAAAAGATTCTTTTAAATGTTCTATTTTTTCTATTACCTGATCTAAATCACGACCGCGGTTGTTATAATATTTTAAATTTATAAGAATATTATCTACAGCCCCTTTTTCTATTAGACGTGCTATTTCAAGCCTTTTTGAAGAATCAATATAATATTTAACCTGATTTAATATCACAGCACCTGAGGATAAATGCTCTCTTGGATATATTGATCCTGAATAATATCCATAATAATTAAAATAGTGTATTAATATACCCTTCTCACTCAGGTAATTAAGTAGCCTTGTATTAAAATTTATCTCTCCAAAAGCATATATTTCAGATGTATTCTCAATGGGTATATATTTTCTACCATCTTGATTTTCTATTAATATTGTATTCTCATCACGTTTCAGATTTCCACTGCTAAATATATAGATAGATTTCTTCATTATCCTCACGACCAGCAAAATTCAGAATATGCACAATTCCTGCAATGGATATTTTTTACCGGTTTTGGAATTTCCATTTCAATAATTCTTTTTATGTCTTCTATAATTTTCACCAATTTTTCTATATTTTCTTCAGTTAGTTCAACCCTTATTATTTTTTTCTCAGCAGGAAATCTTAACTCACCGGTAATATTTGTCCCTGGTTTGTATAGCTGGTACATGTAATATAATAACTGCATCTTTGCAGCATTTTCAGTTTTACTCGATTTTTTAATTTCTACTATAATTGTTTTACCATCCTTATTTTCTACTGCATCTATTCTGGAATTTTCTATATTAATTTCCTTTCTATCTCTATTATAACTATGCTCATGTATAGTTCTACCAATGATTATATTATCGTCATCTTGATCCGCCTCAATTCCATGGGATATTAACCATACTTCGCGTTTGCATATATTATAATACCAAATCATTGTGCCTGTTATGTTTAAATCATTCATTTATATCACCAGACTCTCACCATTATTAATCTTTAGACCTGTTGTATTATCATATGAAGATTCAAGATAATTTTTGCGAATTATATAAAAATCATCATAAAATTTATCACATACAATGTTTTTCAAATCAGTTTTTCTAACTGAAATTATATAATTATACATTTCCTTTCTAAATTTTATAATATCATCATCATAATAATTATATTTTTTAACTTTATATTTATTTATAATATCTGCAGCCTCATCATCTATTTCAACAAATATGTTTATATATTTATCAAAATCATTTAT
Coding sequences within it:
- the cas2 gene encoding CRISPR-associated endonuclease Cas2, which translates into the protein MYIILVYDISEKRVSKVLKIARKYITWIQNSVLEGEISQASFYKLKEEIKKVINEDEDSVLFYIIRDLKYTNKENLGVIKNSDERFF
- the cas1b gene encoding type I-B CRISPR-associated endonuclease Cas1b, translated to MKKSIYIFSSGNLKRDENTILIENQDGRKYIPIENTSEIYAFGEINFNTRLLNYLSEKGILIHYFNYYGYYSGSIYPREHLSSGAVILNQVKYYIDSSKRLEIARLIEKGAVDNILINLKYYNNRGRDLDQVIEKIEHLKESFDTQNDINSLMLVEAKIRELYYYSFNEIISNKNFSFERRTKRPPKDNINSMLSFVNSILYTTILGEIYKTHMDPRIGYLHETNFRRFTLNLDISEIFKPIIADRVIFKLINENIIKESNFNKIENIVSIDNTGKKSIIEELDKKLETTISYPGIPHKVSYRRLIRLEVYKLEKHILGDKLYVPYKSGW
- the cas4 gene encoding CRISPR-associated protein Cas4 translates to MNDLNITGTMIWYYNICKREVWLISHGIEADQDDDNIIIGRTIHEHSYNRDRKEINIENSRIDAVENKDGKTIIVEIKKSSKTENAAKMQLLYYMYQLYKPGTNITGELRFPAEKKIIRVELTEENIEKLVKIIEDIKRIIEMEIPKPVKNIHCRNCAYSEFCWS